One window from the genome of Kaistella carnis encodes:
- a CDS encoding IS1182 family transposase, protein MNYMSIKFKDYNQQQNWLFPPSIEELIPENHPVRVVNGIIEQLDLRLLIEEYSKDGKPSFHPKMMLKVMVYAYMDNTYSSRKIEKAMRENINFMWLSAQQVADHNTIARFRSKKLKTIFKDIFKQVVLLLAEEGLVSLKEVFTDGTKIESIAGRYTFVWGNAIKTRKEKMAEQLEQMWNYAQSIAEEEDSDPTPPEFKTIDRDKIEKTAKKIEEIISKNPQASTKAKAKLRYIQKNFSQNLDKYEEQEKLLDGRGSYSKTDPDATFMRMKDDHMQNGQLKPAYNVQVSSQSQFVIHYTLHQTTNDLNTLQPHLNTFEELYQFLPEELTADAGYGSEENYDFLEEKNIETFVKYNTFDKEQGILKSKRKKINEDFHRDKLYYNEEKDQYICPMGQPMNKITNRNRKTKSGYAQTSSLYQAQNCNGCPLRGACHKAQGNRIIERNQNLERHKERVRENLLSEIGEIKRKQRTADVEPVFAHIKSNRNFKRFTHTGIEKVELEFGLHALAHNLRKKSA, encoded by the coding sequence ATCAATTATATGAGTATTAAATTTAAAGATTATAACCAGCAACAAAATTGGTTATTCCCACCATCAATCGAGGAATTGATTCCAGAAAATCATCCCGTTCGGGTCGTTAATGGAATTATTGAACAACTGGATTTACGATTGCTCATTGAAGAGTATAGTAAAGATGGCAAACCGAGCTTTCATCCCAAGATGATGCTTAAGGTGATGGTTTACGCTTATATGGATAATACGTATTCCAGCAGGAAGATTGAAAAAGCGATGCGTGAGAATATTAATTTTATGTGGTTGTCCGCTCAACAGGTCGCAGACCATAACACCATCGCACGTTTTCGGAGCAAGAAACTCAAGACTATTTTCAAAGACATTTTCAAACAGGTCGTCCTGTTATTAGCAGAGGAAGGACTCGTTAGCTTGAAAGAAGTTTTTACCGATGGAACTAAGATAGAGTCTATTGCCGGGAGATATACCTTCGTTTGGGGCAATGCCATTAAAACCAGAAAAGAGAAGATGGCAGAACAACTTGAACAAATGTGGAACTATGCCCAAAGCATTGCTGAGGAAGAAGACAGCGATCCTACACCACCGGAGTTTAAAACCATCGATAGAGATAAAATAGAGAAGACCGCCAAGAAAATAGAAGAGATCATCAGCAAAAACCCGCAGGCATCCACCAAAGCAAAGGCAAAATTAAGATACATTCAAAAGAATTTTTCTCAGAACCTGGATAAGTACGAGGAGCAGGAAAAACTTTTGGACGGACGTGGCAGTTATAGTAAGACCGATCCCGATGCCACATTTATGCGCATGAAAGATGATCATATGCAGAATGGGCAACTTAAACCCGCCTACAACGTGCAGGTAAGTTCGCAGTCCCAGTTTGTTATTCATTATACTTTACACCAAACCACCAATGATTTAAATACGCTTCAACCACACCTCAATACTTTTGAAGAACTTTATCAGTTTTTGCCGGAAGAACTTACTGCTGATGCTGGTTACGGCAGTGAAGAAAATTATGATTTTCTGGAAGAGAAAAATATAGAAACCTTCGTAAAATACAACACCTTCGATAAGGAACAGGGTATTTTAAAATCGAAAAGAAAGAAAATCAACGAAGACTTTCACCGCGATAAACTTTATTATAACGAAGAGAAAGATCAGTATATCTGTCCGATGGGGCAACCGATGAATAAAATCACCAACCGAAATCGAAAAACCAAAAGCGGTTATGCTCAGACAAGTTCACTGTACCAGGCTCAAAACTGCAACGGTTGTCCGCTGCGAGGGGCTTGCCATAAAGCCCAGGGAAACAGAATAATAGAACGCAACCAAAATTTAGAACGGCATAAGGAGAGAGTTCGGGAAAACCTCTTGAGTGAAATCGGTGAAATAAAACGCAAACAACGCACGGCGGATGTAGAACCCGTCTTTGCACATATCAAATCCAATCGGAACTTCAAGCGTTTTACACACACTGGAATAGAAAAAGTGGAATTAGAGTTCGGATTACACGCTTTAGCACACAATCTAAGAAAAAAGAGTGCTTAA
- a CDS encoding M28 family peptidase produces the protein MIKKVLLLGAVVSSFLYNSQTFIQSYQDRANLITQSNINTNLTEFASFGVKKTGSVANSNALNWLKSKYLSFGYSASDIVEDPWTGGGYTSKNLVVTKTGTLYPNKYVIVCGHFDTIAGPGVNDNGSGVSIILEIARILKDIPTDYSIRFINFSGEEQGLYGSQHYVDNVVNSTNPKMDIKVVFNIDEVGGIAGLLNDTVFCDRDQSWPSGNNAASAQITQELANCTALYSPLMTEFDPAYASDYVPFQENGEIITGFYEHNISNYPHTPNDTYANMDPVYVLNVGKAALGAVQHFAVAKISPDLGVVDAGQNLNDEISLYPNPAQDFVNIGIKGKDFQTIISDFSGKTVLKFENEQSLDVSKLPNGNYLLTVSRNGKSVTRKLMIKK, from the coding sequence ATGATAAAAAAAGTCCTTCTGTTGGGAGCTGTCGTAAGCTCTTTTCTGTATAATTCCCAAACATTTATTCAATCTTATCAAGATCGTGCAAACTTGATAACACAGTCAAATATCAATACCAATCTTACAGAATTTGCCTCTTTCGGTGTTAAAAAAACCGGCTCCGTAGCGAACTCAAACGCCTTAAACTGGCTAAAAAGCAAATACTTATCCTTTGGGTATTCTGCTTCTGACATTGTAGAAGATCCCTGGACCGGCGGCGGTTACACTTCGAAAAACTTAGTGGTAACAAAAACAGGAACTTTATATCCAAACAAATACGTTATTGTTTGTGGACATTTTGATACCATTGCAGGACCGGGAGTAAATGATAATGGAAGTGGTGTTTCTATTATTTTAGAAATAGCAAGAATTCTGAAGGATATTCCTACCGATTATTCAATCCGATTTATCAACTTTTCCGGTGAAGAGCAAGGACTATATGGCAGCCAGCATTATGTAGATAATGTGGTAAATTCTACGAATCCGAAAATGGATATTAAAGTGGTCTTCAACATTGACGAAGTTGGTGGTATTGCCGGTCTTCTTAATGATACTGTTTTTTGTGACAGGGATCAAAGTTGGCCTTCAGGTAATAATGCCGCTTCAGCACAGATCACCCAGGAACTGGCCAATTGTACGGCTCTATATTCTCCTTTGATGACGGAATTTGATCCAGCTTACGCTTCAGACTATGTTCCTTTTCAAGAAAATGGCGAAATAATTACGGGTTTCTATGAACATAATATCAGTAATTACCCGCACACGCCAAATGATACTTACGCAAATATGGATCCTGTGTATGTCCTGAATGTTGGCAAAGCAGCACTGGGTGCCGTTCAACATTTTGCCGTGGCGAAAATCTCTCCAGATCTGGGAGTTGTGGATGCCGGTCAGAACCTAAATGATGAAATCAGTTTATACCCCAATCCTGCACAAGATTTTGTAAATATTGGCATTAAGGGAAAAGACTTTCAAACGATCATCAGTGACTTTTCAGGTAAAACTGTTTTAAAATTTGAGAATGAGCAAAGCCTTGACGTTTCTAAATTACCCAATGGAAATTATCTACTCACCGTATCCAGAAATGGAAAGAGTGTAACAAGAAAATTAATGATTAAAAAATAA
- a CDS encoding MFS transporter, which translates to MNLDKRIIPLALGGLGIGTTEFAVMGLLPDIAKTLAITIPQAGHLISAYALGVVIGAPLIIGYAVKFPPKKVLIALMVIFTLLNGLSALAPDYSTMLIIRFLSGLPHGAFFGVGTVVAARMAKKGKEAFNISLMFTGLTVANLAMVPFVTYIGHTFNWRWYFVIVGIIGIVTLVSLKFWLPDIERKGETHFLEELKFLKYRQSWLVLLITAIGFGGLFTWFSYITPLMTEVSKIDSAYMAYVMVLAGAGMVVGNLAGGFLSDRLGPEKTCSLLLFLMMISLVGVFFLSENKTVSLILTFLCGALSMALAAPINIIMMKAAPNSEMMAAAFMQAGFNGANALGAFLGGIPLEKGYDFNYPALVGVGMTFIGLLFSLRYWYLHEKGRFQTDTLAL; encoded by the coding sequence ATGAACTTAGATAAAAGAATAATACCACTGGCACTCGGAGGTTTGGGTATCGGAACCACAGAATTTGCGGTCATGGGTTTATTGCCAGACATCGCAAAAACTTTAGCGATTACCATTCCGCAGGCTGGTCATTTAATTTCAGCATATGCTTTGGGTGTGGTTATTGGCGCACCTTTAATTATAGGATATGCCGTAAAATTTCCACCTAAAAAAGTGTTGATCGCTTTAATGGTAATATTTACTTTATTGAACGGACTTTCGGCTCTTGCGCCGGATTATTCGACCATGTTGATTATCAGATTTCTTTCCGGTTTGCCGCATGGTGCTTTCTTCGGCGTAGGAACAGTGGTCGCAGCAAGAATGGCAAAAAAAGGGAAGGAAGCCTTTAATATTTCACTGATGTTTACTGGACTCACCGTCGCGAATCTGGCAATGGTTCCCTTCGTTACGTATATTGGTCATACTTTTAACTGGCGCTGGTATTTTGTAATTGTCGGAATTATTGGAATAGTAACGTTAGTTTCTCTAAAATTTTGGCTGCCGGATATCGAAAGAAAAGGAGAGACTCATTTTTTGGAAGAATTAAAATTTTTGAAATACAGACAGTCCTGGTTGGTTTTACTAATTACCGCGATCGGCTTTGGCGGATTATTTACTTGGTTCAGTTATATCACGCCTTTGATGACTGAAGTGTCAAAAATAGACAGCGCTTACATGGCCTATGTAATGGTGCTTGCGGGTGCGGGTATGGTCGTCGGAAACTTGGCCGGTGGGTTTTTATCGGATCGCTTAGGACCTGAGAAAACGTGTTCTCTTTTATTATTTTTAATGATGATTTCGCTGGTCGGTGTATTTTTTCTGTCGGAAAATAAAACTGTTTCTTTGATCCTTACTTTTTTATGTGGCGCACTGTCGATGGCGCTGGCGGCACCGATTAATATTATTATGATGAAAGCAGCGCCGAATAGTGAAATGATGGCAGCCGCTTTTATGCAGGCCGGATTCAACGGGGCAAATGCGCTTGGTGCTTTTTTAGGTGGAATTCCATTGGAAAAAGGATATGATTTCAATTATCCCGCACTGGTCGGAGTAGGAATGACATTTATTGGACTGCTCTTTAGTTTGAGATATTGGTATCTGCATGAAAAAGGTCGTTTTCAGACTGATACTTTAGCGCTGTGA
- the rplT gene encoding 50S ribosomal protein L20 yields the protein MPRSVNAVASRARRKKVIKLAKGYFGRRKNVWTVAKNAVQKAMQYAYRGRKEKKRSFRSLWIMRINAGAREHGMSYSQFMGALKTNNIELNRKVLADLAMNHPEAFKAIVDQVK from the coding sequence ATGCCAAGATCAGTAAATGCAGTAGCTTCCAGAGCTCGCAGAAAAAAAGTTATTAAACTGGCCAAAGGTTATTTCGGTAGAAGAAAGAACGTTTGGACTGTTGCAAAAAATGCCGTACAAAAAGCAATGCAATATGCTTACCGCGGTAGAAAAGAAAAGAAAAGAAGTTTCCGAAGCTTATGGATCATGCGTATTAACGCAGGTGCCAGAGAACACGGAATGTCTTACTCTCAATTTATGGGAGCTCTTAAAACGAACAACATCGAATTGAATAGAAAAGTTTTAGCTGATTTAGCAATGAACCACCCTGAAGCTTTCAAAGCGATCGTAGATCAAGTAAAATAA
- a CDS encoding amidohydrolase family protein, translating into MQSRCYRDDCRKWKITHIGNDLPSCEEEIDLNGKLVLPPYVDPHLHLDYVYTLSELGQEGAGSGTLFEAIELWPKFKETLTVESVKKLAMKGIKDEVSQGVQHIRAHIDVTDPNFTALKSMLEMKQDLKDTVDIQIVAFPQQGMYTYKGGRDLVEEALKMGADVVGGIPHYEPAREFGEKSIHDIIDLALKYDKQIDVHCDETDDPNSRFVELLNAQVLMEDYGTRTTASHTCSFGSADNSYAFRMMDLFKKSKMNFISCPTENAYLQGRQDTYPKRRGLTRVKEFIEEGINVAFAQDSINDPWYPMGNGNMMNILDNGIHLAQIMSPAEIASNFDLITYSGATCLNIQDHYGLDVGKPANFIVLNETSVYEAIRKRVEVLASVRNGDFLFRKKEQEFNIALDL; encoded by the coding sequence TTGCAATCCCGATGCTACAGAGATGATTGTAGAAAATGGAAAATTACGCACATCGGAAATGACCTTCCATCTTGTGAAGAAGAAATCGATTTGAACGGTAAGCTTGTATTGCCGCCTTATGTAGATCCGCATCTGCATTTGGATTATGTATATACCTTGTCTGAACTGGGCCAGGAAGGCGCAGGTTCCGGAACCCTTTTCGAAGCGATTGAACTTTGGCCAAAATTTAAAGAAACGCTGACCGTAGAAAGTGTGAAAAAACTGGCGATGAAAGGAATTAAGGACGAGGTTTCTCAGGGAGTTCAGCACATCCGAGCGCATATTGATGTTACCGATCCAAATTTCACTGCGCTTAAATCCATGCTCGAAATGAAACAGGATCTGAAAGATACCGTCGATATTCAGATTGTTGCTTTTCCTCAGCAGGGAATGTACACCTACAAAGGTGGACGGGATTTAGTGGAAGAAGCCCTAAAAATGGGCGCTGATGTCGTAGGTGGAATTCCACATTATGAACCTGCCCGGGAATTTGGTGAAAAATCCATTCATGACATTATAGACCTGGCTTTAAAATATGACAAACAGATCGACGTTCACTGTGATGAAACCGATGATCCCAATTCCCGTTTCGTAGAATTGCTCAATGCACAGGTGCTCATGGAAGACTATGGAACGAGAACAACCGCGAGTCATACCTGTTCTTTTGGTTCGGCCGATAATTCCTATGCTTTCCGAATGATGGATCTTTTCAAGAAAAGTAAGATGAACTTTATTTCCTGCCCAACCGAGAATGCCTATCTACAGGGACGTCAGGACACGTATCCGAAACGCCGGGGTCTAACACGAGTTAAGGAATTTATTGAAGAAGGAATTAATGTGGCTTTTGCACAGGATTCTATCAACGATCCTTGGTACCCGATGGGAAATGGAAATATGATGAACATCCTGGACAATGGAATTCACCTGGCCCAGATTATGTCACCCGCCGAAATAGCAAGTAATTTTGATTTGATTACTTATAGCGGTGCAACGTGTTTAAACATTCAGGATCATTATGGTTTAGATGTTGGTAAACCTGCGAACTTTATTGTTCTTAATGAAACTTCGGTATATGAAGCCATTCGAAAAAGAGTAGAGGTGCTTGCTTCCGTCCGAAACGGCGACTTCCTTTTTCGCAAAAAAGAACAGGAATTCAACATTGCTTTAGATCTTTAA
- the hisA gene encoding 1-(5-phosphoribosyl)-5-[(5-phosphoribosylamino)methylideneamino]imidazole-4-carboxamide isomerase — protein sequence MKIIPAIDIIDGKCVRLSKGDYDTKKIYHENPLDIAKEYEANGIQYLHLVDLDGAKAKTIKNLKTLKVLASETNLIIDFGGGIKTRESLESAFNAGANQVTIGSIAVENLELCIDWINEFGAEKLILGADCLDRKVKTSGWLENSDLDVIAFIQSYQNKGIKDVICTDISKDGMLEGPSFELYKEILNQSEVSLISSGGISSIQDLEDLKELGCSGAIIGKALYEGKITLKELQKFL from the coding sequence ATGAAAATAATTCCAGCCATAGATATTATCGACGGAAAATGCGTTCGACTTTCCAAAGGAGATTACGATACGAAAAAAATCTATCACGAAAACCCTTTGGATATTGCGAAAGAGTATGAAGCGAATGGAATCCAATATTTGCACTTGGTTGACTTAGATGGAGCGAAGGCAAAAACCATTAAAAATTTAAAAACCTTAAAAGTATTGGCTTCGGAAACAAATTTAATTATTGATTTCGGAGGTGGAATCAAAACACGAGAAAGTTTGGAAAGTGCTTTCAATGCAGGAGCAAACCAAGTTACGATAGGAAGTATTGCTGTCGAAAATCTGGAACTATGTATAGATTGGATTAATGAATTTGGGGCAGAGAAATTAATTTTAGGCGCAGATTGTTTAGACCGGAAAGTCAAAACTTCGGGTTGGTTAGAAAATTCAGATCTTGATGTAATTGCATTTATTCAATCGTATCAAAATAAAGGAATAAAGGATGTGATTTGCACCGATATTTCTAAAGATGGAATGTTAGAAGGACCTTCATTCGAATTGTATAAAGAAATTTTAAATCAAAGCGAAGTCTCATTAATTTCAAGTGGCGGAATTTCATCCATTCAGGATTTGGAGGATTTAAAAGAACTTGGTTGTTCGGGCGCAATCATTGGAAAAGCTTTATATGAAGGAAAAATTACTTTAAAAGAACTTCAAAAATTTTTGTAA
- the infC gene encoding translation initiation factor IF-3: MHQINQKIRAREVRLVGDNVEPGVYPLEKALEIAKDQELDLVVISDKAEPYISRILDYKKFLYEQKKKQKELKAKQVKVTVKEIRFGPQTDEHDYEFKKKHAEKFLEEGSKLKTYVFFKGRSIIFKDQGEILLLKLAQELEHVGKVDQLPKLEGKRMIMMMSPKKPAK; this comes from the coding sequence TTGCACCAGATCAATCAAAAGATCCGTGCGAGAGAAGTTCGTTTAGTAGGTGATAATGTGGAACCCGGCGTTTATCCGCTAGAAAAAGCTCTTGAAATAGCAAAAGATCAGGAATTGGATTTGGTGGTTATTTCAGATAAAGCAGAACCGTATATTTCCAGAATTCTGGATTATAAAAAGTTCCTTTATGAGCAAAAGAAAAAGCAGAAAGAACTAAAAGCCAAACAAGTAAAAGTAACGGTAAAAGAAATTCGATTCGGGCCGCAGACCGATGAGCACGATTACGAATTCAAAAAGAAACATGCCGAAAAATTCTTGGAAGAAGGTTCAAAACTGAAAACTTATGTTTTCTTTAAAGGACGTTCGATCATATTTAAAGATCAGGGAGAGATCCTTCTTCTTAAATTAGCACAGGAGTTAGAGCACGTCGGAAAAGTTGATCAATTGCCTAAATTAGAAGGTAAGAGAATGATTATGATGATGAGCCCAAAAAAACCGGCCAAATAA
- a CDS encoding MFS transporter, with product MAGLLHDYSLITILRVIGGICAGVMWPMIAAYGMRLVKENHHGKSIAVIMAGNTLGISVGMPVMTFIANEYGWRTEFIGLGVVILGIALISFFTLPSTPGEKLTKSSSPFALLKIPEVLIVLLLTLLAVIAHYGVYVYITGLVEEIQLSGGIESALLLFGIGSLISVLLAIKYTDQHLRLLTVSMFGLLIISMGLFLVFGSITGIGHIAFFLWGLSFGPLVTLLQAAVSRQVESAKDVSTSVQSSVFNLSIMIATSLGGILLAQFSPMSLIHLAIGLSVPGLVISYLSKRSLGSAL from the coding sequence GTGGCCGGACTGCTGCATGATTATTCCCTGATTACTATTTTACGAGTAATCGGTGGAATATGTGCGGGCGTAATGTGGCCAATGATTGCTGCGTATGGAATGCGACTCGTAAAAGAGAACCATCACGGGAAATCCATCGCTGTAATTATGGCTGGAAATACTTTAGGAATCAGCGTCGGAATGCCAGTCATGACTTTCATCGCAAATGAATACGGCTGGCGAACAGAATTTATTGGACTGGGCGTAGTCATTTTAGGAATCGCACTAATCAGTTTCTTCACTTTGCCCTCTACTCCCGGCGAAAAACTGACTAAAAGTTCCTCACCTTTTGCGCTTCTTAAAATTCCTGAAGTTTTAATAGTATTGCTGCTGACTTTGCTGGCCGTGATCGCTCATTACGGTGTATACGTATACATTACAGGCCTTGTAGAGGAAATTCAACTCTCAGGCGGAATAGAAAGTGCTTTGCTTCTTTTCGGCATCGGTTCCTTAATTTCTGTGTTGCTCGCCATCAAATACACCGACCAACATTTAAGATTGCTTACAGTCTCGATGTTTGGTTTGCTGATTATTTCGATGGGCTTGTTTTTGGTGTTCGGAAGTATTACGGGAATCGGTCATATCGCTTTCTTTTTATGGGGACTTTCCTTTGGCCCGCTGGTTACTTTATTACAAGCCGCCGTAAGCAGGCAGGTAGAAAGCGCAAAAGATGTTTCGACTTCCGTGCAGTCGTCGGTATTTAATTTATCGATTATGATCGCTACTTCACTGGGAGGAATCTTACTTGCCCAGTTTTCACCAATGAGTTTAATTCATTTAGCCATCGGTTTATCAGTACCGGGCTTGGTCATTTCTTATTTATCTAAGAGAAGTTTAGGTTCTGCCTTGTAA
- the hisF gene encoding imidazole glycerol phosphate synthase subunit HisF has protein sequence MLKKRIIPCLDIKDGKTVKGIQFEDLRIAGDPVELAKKYVKDGADELVFLDITATLEGRKTLIELVEKLSLEINIPFTIGGGISSVQDVEALLKAGADKVSINSAAVRRPELVREIAQQFGNQCVVAAIDTKQLEGEDFVFINGGKIKTELKTLDWVKTVADLGAGEILLTSMDFDGTKNGFDIRMLQNVSDVCQLPMIASGGAGKMEDFTEVFTKTKVTGALAASIFHFNEIKISDLKENLKQNKISIR, from the coding sequence ATGTTGAAAAAAAGAATCATTCCGTGTTTGGATATCAAAGATGGAAAAACGGTAAAAGGAATTCAGTTTGAAGATTTACGAATTGCCGGAGATCCAGTTGAACTCGCAAAAAAGTATGTCAAAGATGGAGCCGATGAATTGGTTTTCCTGGATATTACGGCAACTTTAGAAGGAAGAAAAACTTTAATTGAACTCGTGGAAAAACTCAGTTTAGAAATCAATATTCCTTTTACGATTGGTGGCGGAATCTCTTCCGTTCAAGATGTTGAAGCCTTATTAAAAGCCGGTGCGGATAAAGTTTCCATCAATTCTGCTGCAGTTCGACGTCCTGAATTAGTTCGTGAAATAGCCCAACAATTCGGAAATCAATGTGTTGTGGCAGCGATTGATACTAAGCAACTTGAAGGTGAAGATTTTGTTTTCATTAATGGAGGAAAAATTAAAACCGAATTGAAAACTTTAGACTGGGTAAAAACCGTCGCAGATTTAGGAGCTGGAGAAATTTTACTAACATCTATGGATTTTGACGGAACTAAAAACGGGTTTGATATCCGAATGTTACAAAATGTTTCAGATGTTTGTCAGCTTCCAATGATCGCTTCCGGCGGTGCAGGTAAGATGGAAGATTTTACAGAAGTCTTTACCAAAACGAAAGTAACCGGCGCTTTGGCGGCTAGTATTTTTCATTTTAATGAAATAAAAATATCCGATTTAAAAGAAAATTTAAAACAGAATAAAATATCAATAAGATGA
- the hisIE gene encoding bifunctional phosphoribosyl-AMP cyclohydrolase/phosphoribosyl-ATP diphosphatase HisIE — MNLDFEKGNGLVPVIIQDNRTQQVLMLGYMNKEALELTQKDGRVHFFSRTKNRIWLKGETSENYLYVKSIKEDCDSDALLIQVKPVGNVCHTGTFSCFEEKKSKGFLYELEETISERIDQKVEKSYTYDLYQRGINKMAQKVGEEAVELVIEAKDDNVKLFKDEAADLIYHFLILLKAKSFSLAEIEKVLMERSSK, encoded by the coding sequence ATGAACTTAGATTTTGAAAAAGGAAACGGTTTAGTTCCTGTAATTATTCAGGATAACCGAACACAGCAGGTTTTAATGTTGGGTTATATGAACAAAGAAGCTTTAGAATTAACGCAAAAAGACGGACGAGTTCATTTTTTCAGCCGAACCAAAAACAGAATTTGGCTCAAGGGAGAAACGTCCGAAAATTATCTTTATGTAAAAAGCATTAAAGAAGACTGTGATTCAGATGCTTTATTGATTCAGGTGAAACCAGTCGGAAACGTTTGTCACACTGGAACTTTCAGTTGTTTCGAAGAGAAAAAGTCAAAAGGCTTTTTATATGAATTAGAAGAAACTATTTCCGAACGAATTGATCAGAAAGTTGAAAAATCCTACACTTATGATTTGTATCAAAGAGGCATTAATAAAATGGCGCAGAAAGTAGGAGAGGAAGCCGTAGAATTGGTCATCGAAGCCAAAGATGATAACGTCAAATTGTTTAAAGATGAAGCCGCAGATTTGATTTATCATTTTTTAATTTTACTAAAAGCGAAATCGTTTTCATTGGCTGAAATAGAAAAGGTATTGATGGAAAGAAGTTCAAAATAG
- the rpmI gene encoding 50S ribosomal protein L35: MPKLKTKSGAKKRFKLTGTGKIKRKGAYKSHILTKKETKQKRNLTQTSYVAEVDKKSVLRQLALK; this comes from the coding sequence ATGCCAAAATTAAAAACTAAATCAGGTGCTAAGAAGCGTTTTAAGCTGACCGGAACCGGAAAGATTAAAAGAAAAGGTGCTTATAAAAGCCACATCCTGACCAAAAAAGAAACGAAGCAAAAGAGAAATCTTACGCAAACTTCTTATGTTGCAGAGGTGGACAAAAAGAGCGTTTTACGTCAATTAGCTTTAAAATAG